One region of Solanum pennellii chromosome 6, SPENNV200 genomic DNA includes:
- the LOC107021116 gene encoding uncharacterized protein LOC107021116 isoform X3: MASSGSSCADLKKMEDEFRAYEMSLMNPPSSIDDLFKILQKVESSLKMVSQEPFDSTISAIQPLMKALARNELLGHTSEDVKVSVISSVTEISRIYAPNRPYDDDRQMEEILRQTVMTFKKLADVTSRSYRKVVRVLELFAKVRFTAMILDLENETLIIEIFKIFLEVIRPYHPHNIFTWMKEIMTRLIEGSDEISVELLQLLLDRVKIDNQMDSPIASYLVEEVLKDCAAIVKPYFSDALKSMSFDPADYAQTIALLCNEMPKGKEMMATENVPATVHCVKVGPSEAKCCELARQDDTHREKRKDTCLTNIIKPVNPEDVHPAGNVPKENQEETGSHKLTGHPVKVGPSEAKFCEPVLQDDIHREKLKDTCTTNIMKPDNPENVQPATNVPKENQEGTGSHELTGSSGHHSLVSENHNNSTGSHGHLCQPKRKEIPINNDDELVVSIPIGDVPQSQVQKKDSLHLGERTKRTQCAKRKLGSDSKKNESASDCETERKSESGIKNEEGNLEEHKEPTLQQIFGIKLWKKKTKKTTNTEESRDKDSERARTSKDHGAELIGTKIKVWWPLEQAFYKGVISSFDSETNKHQVVYDDGEVEKLRLHKERWEMLEDNSSQKDFKRTFTMKDYGKELVGARIKVWWPLDEKFYEGVVSSFDPVERKHKVVYNDGETEKLRLHKEQWEMLEDNSTQKDHGLDFQGHAVSSATS; encoded by the exons ATGGCTAGTTCTGGCTCCTCCTGTGCTGACTTGAAAAAGATGGAAGATGAGTTCAGAGCTTATGAGATGAGCCTCATGAATCCTCCCTCTTCCATCGATGACCTCTTCAAAATTCTTCAg AAAGTTGAGTCATCATTGAAAATGGTTAGTCAAGAACCATTTGATTCGACAATAAGTGCAATTCAACCTTTAATGAAAGCACTGGCTAGGAATGAACTATTGGGGCATACAAGTGAAGATGTCAAAGTTTCAGTGATTTCTTCTGTCACTGAAATTTCTCGAATATATGCCCCAAATCGCCCTTACGATGATGATAGACAAATGGAG GAAATTCTCCGGCAAACCGTAATGACTTTCAAAAAGTTAGCTGATGTGACTAGCCGCAGCTATCGTAAGGTGGTTCGAGTTCTGGAGTTATTCGCTAAAGTAAGGTTCACTGCGATGATATTGGACCTCGAGAATGAAACGCTAATCATCGAgatattcaaaatttttctCGAGGTCATCAG GCCCTACCATCCTCATAATATATTCACTTGGATGAAAGAAATCATGACTCGGCTCATAGAAGGCAGTGATGAAATCTCAGTAGAGCTTCTACAGCTTCTTCTTGATAGAGTCAAAATTGATAATCAG ATGGATTCACCCATTGCatcatacttggtggaggaaGTCCTAAAAGACTGTGCTGCAATTGTTAAACCGTACTTTTCAGATGCCCTAAAATCAATGAGCTTTGATCCTGCTGATTATGCTCAAACGATTgctttattatgcaatgaaatgccaaaaggaaaagaaatg atGGCAACTGAAAATGTGCCTGCTACTGTACATTGCGTAAAAGTTGGTCCATCTGAGGCTAAATGTTGTGAGCTAGCGCGGCAGGATGACACTCACAGGGAGAAGCGAAAGGATACTTGTCTAACTAACATCATAAAACCAGTCAATCCAGAAGATGTGCACCCAGCAGGAAATGTGCCAAAAGAAAACCAGGAAGAGACTGGAAGCCATAAACTTACAGGTCATCCTGTAAAAGTTGGTCCATCCGAGGCTAAATTTTGTGAGCCAGTGCTGCAGGATGACATTCACAGGGAGAAGCTAAAGGACACTTGTACAACAAACATCATGAAACCTGACAATCCAGAAAATGTGCAACCAGCAACAAATGTGCCAAAAGAAAACCAGGAAGGGACTGGAAGTCATGAACTTACAGGTAGTAGTGGCCATCATTCTTTGGTGTCTGAAAATCACAATAATAGCACTGGAAGTCATGGTCATTTGTGTCAGCCCAAGAGAAAAGAGATCCCGATAAATAACGATGATGAGCTGGTTGTGTCAATTCCAATAGGAGATGTGCCACAATCCCAAGTTCAGAAAAAAGATTCTCTTCATTTGGGAGAGAGAACCAAGCGGACACAGTGTGCCAAAAGAAAACTAGGAAGCGACTCAAAGAAGAATGAGTCTGCTTCAGATTGTGAAACAGAGAGAAAATCTGAATCTggcataaaaaatgaagaaggaaaccTCGAAGAACACAAAGAGCCAACACTGCAACAAATTTTTGGAATCAAACTGTggaagaagaagacgaagaaAACAACTAATACTGAAGAATCTAGAGATAAG GATTCTGAAAGGGCTCGTACCAGCAAAGATCATGGTGCAGAACTGATCGGCACTAAAATAAAAGTTTGGTGGCCATTGGAGCAAGC GTTTTACAAGGGAGTCATTTCTTCTTTTGATTCTGAGACAAACAAACACCAG GTCGTATATGATGATGGTGAAGTAGAGAAACTGAGACTACATAAAGAACGATGGGAAATGCTTGAAGACAATTCATCTCAAAAG gaTTTTAAAAGGACTTTTACCATGAAAGATTATGGTAAGGAACTGGTTGGCGCTAGGATAAAAGTTTGGTGGCCATTGGATGAAAA GTTTTACGAGGGAGTAGTTTCTTCTTTTGATCCTGTGGAAAGGAAACACAAG GTCGTATATAATGATGGTGAAACAGAGAAATTGAGGCTACATAAAGAACAATGGGAGATGCTTGAAGATAATTCAACTCAAAAG GACCATGGATTAGACTTTCAAGGCCATGCTGTTTCATCTGCTAC GTCATAA
- the LOC107021116 gene encoding uncharacterized protein LOC107021116 isoform X4: MASSGSSCADLKKMEDEFRAYEMSLMNPPSSIDDLFKILQKVESSLKMVSQEPFDSTISAIQPLMKALARNELLGHTSEDVKVSVISSVTEISRIYAPNRPYDDDRQMEEILRQTVMTFKKLADVTSRSYRKVVRVLELFAKVRFTAMILDLENETLIIEIFKIFLEVIRPYHPHNIFTWMKEIMTRLIEGSDEISVELLQLLLDRVKIDNQMDSPIASYLVEEVLKDCAAIVKPYFSDALKSMSFDPADYAQTIALLCNEMPKGKEMMATENVPATVHCVKVGPSEAKCCELARQDDTHREKRKDTCLTNIIKPVNPEDVHPAGNVPKENQEETGSHKLTGHPVKVGPSEAKFCEPVLQDDIHREKLKDTCTTNIMKPDNPENVQPATNVPKENQEGTGSHELTGSSGHHSLVSENHNNSTGSHGHLCQPKRKEIPINNDDELVVSIPIGDVPQSQVQKKDSLHLGERTKRTQCAKRKLGSDSKKNESASDCETERKSESGIKNEEGNLEEHKEPTLQQIFGIKLWKKKTKKTTNTEESRDKDSERARTSKDHGAELIGTKIKVWWPLEQAFYKGVISSFDSETNKHQVVYDDGEVEKLRLHKERWEMLEDNSSQKDSKRLCSIKDYGTELVGDRIKVWWPLDEKFYEGVVSSFDPVERKHKVVYNDGETEKLRLHKEQWEMLEDNSTQKDHGLDFQGHAVSSATS; the protein is encoded by the exons ATGGCTAGTTCTGGCTCCTCCTGTGCTGACTTGAAAAAGATGGAAGATGAGTTCAGAGCTTATGAGATGAGCCTCATGAATCCTCCCTCTTCCATCGATGACCTCTTCAAAATTCTTCAg AAAGTTGAGTCATCATTGAAAATGGTTAGTCAAGAACCATTTGATTCGACAATAAGTGCAATTCAACCTTTAATGAAAGCACTGGCTAGGAATGAACTATTGGGGCATACAAGTGAAGATGTCAAAGTTTCAGTGATTTCTTCTGTCACTGAAATTTCTCGAATATATGCCCCAAATCGCCCTTACGATGATGATAGACAAATGGAG GAAATTCTCCGGCAAACCGTAATGACTTTCAAAAAGTTAGCTGATGTGACTAGCCGCAGCTATCGTAAGGTGGTTCGAGTTCTGGAGTTATTCGCTAAAGTAAGGTTCACTGCGATGATATTGGACCTCGAGAATGAAACGCTAATCATCGAgatattcaaaatttttctCGAGGTCATCAG GCCCTACCATCCTCATAATATATTCACTTGGATGAAAGAAATCATGACTCGGCTCATAGAAGGCAGTGATGAAATCTCAGTAGAGCTTCTACAGCTTCTTCTTGATAGAGTCAAAATTGATAATCAG ATGGATTCACCCATTGCatcatacttggtggaggaaGTCCTAAAAGACTGTGCTGCAATTGTTAAACCGTACTTTTCAGATGCCCTAAAATCAATGAGCTTTGATCCTGCTGATTATGCTCAAACGATTgctttattatgcaatgaaatgccaaaaggaaaagaaatg atGGCAACTGAAAATGTGCCTGCTACTGTACATTGCGTAAAAGTTGGTCCATCTGAGGCTAAATGTTGTGAGCTAGCGCGGCAGGATGACACTCACAGGGAGAAGCGAAAGGATACTTGTCTAACTAACATCATAAAACCAGTCAATCCAGAAGATGTGCACCCAGCAGGAAATGTGCCAAAAGAAAACCAGGAAGAGACTGGAAGCCATAAACTTACAGGTCATCCTGTAAAAGTTGGTCCATCCGAGGCTAAATTTTGTGAGCCAGTGCTGCAGGATGACATTCACAGGGAGAAGCTAAAGGACACTTGTACAACAAACATCATGAAACCTGACAATCCAGAAAATGTGCAACCAGCAACAAATGTGCCAAAAGAAAACCAGGAAGGGACTGGAAGTCATGAACTTACAGGTAGTAGTGGCCATCATTCTTTGGTGTCTGAAAATCACAATAATAGCACTGGAAGTCATGGTCATTTGTGTCAGCCCAAGAGAAAAGAGATCCCGATAAATAACGATGATGAGCTGGTTGTGTCAATTCCAATAGGAGATGTGCCACAATCCCAAGTTCAGAAAAAAGATTCTCTTCATTTGGGAGAGAGAACCAAGCGGACACAGTGTGCCAAAAGAAAACTAGGAAGCGACTCAAAGAAGAATGAGTCTGCTTCAGATTGTGAAACAGAGAGAAAATCTGAATCTggcataaaaaatgaagaaggaaaccTCGAAGAACACAAAGAGCCAACACTGCAACAAATTTTTGGAATCAAACTGTggaagaagaagacgaagaaAACAACTAATACTGAAGAATCTAGAGATAAG GATTCTGAAAGGGCTCGTACCAGCAAAGATCATGGTGCAGAACTGATCGGCACTAAAATAAAAGTTTGGTGGCCATTGGAGCAAGC GTTTTACAAGGGAGTCATTTCTTCTTTTGATTCTGAGACAAACAAACACCAG GTCGTATATGATGATGGTGAAGTAGAGAAACTGAGACTACATAAAGAACGATGGGAAATGCTTGAAGACAATTCATCTCAAAAG GATTCCAAAAGGCTTTGTTCCATCAAAGATTATGGTACGGAACTGGTTGGCGATAGAATAAAAGTTTGGTGGCCATTGGATGAAAA GTTTTACGAGGGAGTAGTTTCTTCTTTTGATCCTGTGGAAAGGAAACACAAG GTCGTATATAATGATGGTGAAACAGAGAAATTGAGGCTACATAAAGAACAATGGGAGATGCTTGAAGATAATTCAACTCAAAAG GACCATGGATTAGACTTTCAAGGCCATGCTGTTTCATCTGCTAC GTCATAA
- the LOC107021116 gene encoding uncharacterized protein LOC107021116 isoform X1, with protein sequence MASSGSSCADLKKMEDEFRAYEMSLMNPPSSIDDLFKILQKVESSLKMVSQEPFDSTISAIQPLMKALARNELLGHTSEDVKVSVISSVTEISRIYAPNRPYDDDRQMEEILRQTVMTFKKLADVTSRSYRKVVRVLELFAKVRFTAMILDLENETLIIEIFKIFLEVIRPYHPHNIFTWMKEIMTRLIEGSDEISVELLQLLLDRVKIDNQMDSPIASYLVEEVLKDCAAIVKPYFSDALKSMSFDPADYAQTIALLCNEMPKGKEMMATENVPATVHCVKVGPSEAKCCELARQDDTHREKRKDTCLTNIIKPVNPEDVHPAGNVPKENQEETGSHKLTGHPVKVGPSEAKFCEPVLQDDIHREKLKDTCTTNIMKPDNPENVQPATNVPKENQEGTGSHELTGSSGHHSLVSENHNNSTGSHGHLCQPKRKEIPINNDDELVVSIPIGDVPQSQVQKKDSLHLGERTKRTQCAKRKLGSDSKKNESASDCETERKSESGIKNEEGNLEEHKEPTLQQIFGIKLWKKKTKKTTNTEESRDKDSERARTSKDHGAELIGTKIKVWWPLEQAFYKGVISSFDSETNKHQVVYDDGEVEKLRLHKERWEMLEDNSSQKDSKRLCSIKDYGTELVGDRIKVWWPLDEKFYEGVISSFDFETNKHKVVYDDGEVEILRLYKQRWTMLEDNSSQKDFKRTFTMKDYGKELVGARIKVWWPLDEKFYEGVVSSFDPVERKHKVVYNDGETEKLRLHKEQWEMLEDNSTQKDHGLDFQGHAVSSATS encoded by the exons ATGGCTAGTTCTGGCTCCTCCTGTGCTGACTTGAAAAAGATGGAAGATGAGTTCAGAGCTTATGAGATGAGCCTCATGAATCCTCCCTCTTCCATCGATGACCTCTTCAAAATTCTTCAg AAAGTTGAGTCATCATTGAAAATGGTTAGTCAAGAACCATTTGATTCGACAATAAGTGCAATTCAACCTTTAATGAAAGCACTGGCTAGGAATGAACTATTGGGGCATACAAGTGAAGATGTCAAAGTTTCAGTGATTTCTTCTGTCACTGAAATTTCTCGAATATATGCCCCAAATCGCCCTTACGATGATGATAGACAAATGGAG GAAATTCTCCGGCAAACCGTAATGACTTTCAAAAAGTTAGCTGATGTGACTAGCCGCAGCTATCGTAAGGTGGTTCGAGTTCTGGAGTTATTCGCTAAAGTAAGGTTCACTGCGATGATATTGGACCTCGAGAATGAAACGCTAATCATCGAgatattcaaaatttttctCGAGGTCATCAG GCCCTACCATCCTCATAATATATTCACTTGGATGAAAGAAATCATGACTCGGCTCATAGAAGGCAGTGATGAAATCTCAGTAGAGCTTCTACAGCTTCTTCTTGATAGAGTCAAAATTGATAATCAG ATGGATTCACCCATTGCatcatacttggtggaggaaGTCCTAAAAGACTGTGCTGCAATTGTTAAACCGTACTTTTCAGATGCCCTAAAATCAATGAGCTTTGATCCTGCTGATTATGCTCAAACGATTgctttattatgcaatgaaatgccaaaaggaaaagaaatg atGGCAACTGAAAATGTGCCTGCTACTGTACATTGCGTAAAAGTTGGTCCATCTGAGGCTAAATGTTGTGAGCTAGCGCGGCAGGATGACACTCACAGGGAGAAGCGAAAGGATACTTGTCTAACTAACATCATAAAACCAGTCAATCCAGAAGATGTGCACCCAGCAGGAAATGTGCCAAAAGAAAACCAGGAAGAGACTGGAAGCCATAAACTTACAGGTCATCCTGTAAAAGTTGGTCCATCCGAGGCTAAATTTTGTGAGCCAGTGCTGCAGGATGACATTCACAGGGAGAAGCTAAAGGACACTTGTACAACAAACATCATGAAACCTGACAATCCAGAAAATGTGCAACCAGCAACAAATGTGCCAAAAGAAAACCAGGAAGGGACTGGAAGTCATGAACTTACAGGTAGTAGTGGCCATCATTCTTTGGTGTCTGAAAATCACAATAATAGCACTGGAAGTCATGGTCATTTGTGTCAGCCCAAGAGAAAAGAGATCCCGATAAATAACGATGATGAGCTGGTTGTGTCAATTCCAATAGGAGATGTGCCACAATCCCAAGTTCAGAAAAAAGATTCTCTTCATTTGGGAGAGAGAACCAAGCGGACACAGTGTGCCAAAAGAAAACTAGGAAGCGACTCAAAGAAGAATGAGTCTGCTTCAGATTGTGAAACAGAGAGAAAATCTGAATCTggcataaaaaatgaagaaggaaaccTCGAAGAACACAAAGAGCCAACACTGCAACAAATTTTTGGAATCAAACTGTggaagaagaagacgaagaaAACAACTAATACTGAAGAATCTAGAGATAAG GATTCTGAAAGGGCTCGTACCAGCAAAGATCATGGTGCAGAACTGATCGGCACTAAAATAAAAGTTTGGTGGCCATTGGAGCAAGC GTTTTACAAGGGAGTCATTTCTTCTTTTGATTCTGAGACAAACAAACACCAG GTCGTATATGATGATGGTGAAGTAGAGAAACTGAGACTACATAAAGAACGATGGGAAATGCTTGAAGACAATTCATCTCAAAAG GATTCCAAAAGGCTTTGTTCCATCAAAGATTATGGTACGGAACTGGTTGGCGATAGAATAAAAGTTTGGTGGCCATTGGATGAAAA GTTTTACGAGGGAGTCAtttcttcttttgattttgAGACAAACAAACACAAG GTCGTATATGATGATGGTGAAGTAGAGATTTTGAGACTATATAAACAACGTTGGACGATGCTTGAAGACAATTCATCTCAAAAG gaTTTTAAAAGGACTTTTACCATGAAAGATTATGGTAAGGAACTGGTTGGCGCTAGGATAAAAGTTTGGTGGCCATTGGATGAAAA GTTTTACGAGGGAGTAGTTTCTTCTTTTGATCCTGTGGAAAGGAAACACAAG GTCGTATATAATGATGGTGAAACAGAGAAATTGAGGCTACATAAAGAACAATGGGAGATGCTTGAAGATAATTCAACTCAAAAG GACCATGGATTAGACTTTCAAGGCCATGCTGTTTCATCTGCTAC GTCATAA
- the LOC107021116 gene encoding uncharacterized protein LOC107021116 isoform X5 has product MASSGSSCADLKKMEDEFRAYEMSLMNPPSSIDDLFKILQKVESSLKMVSQEPFDSTISAIQPLMKALARNELLGHTSEDVKVSVISSVTEISRIYAPNRPYDDDRQMEEILRQTVMTFKKLADVTSRSYRKVVRVLELFAKVRFTAMILDLENETLIIEIFKIFLEVIRPYHPHNIFTWMKEIMTRLIEGSDEISVELLQLLLDRVKIDNQMDSPIASYLVEEVLKDCAAIVKPYFSDALKSMSFDPADYAQTIALLCNEMPKGKEMMATENVPATVHCVKVGPSEAKCCELARQDDTHREKRKDTCLTNIIKPVNPEDVHPAGNVPKENQEETGSHKLTGHPVKVGPSEAKFCEPVLQDDIHREKLKDTCTTNIMKPDNPENVQPATNVPKENQEGTGSHELTGSSGHHSLVSENHNNSTGSHGHLCQPKRKEIPINNDDELVVSIPIGDVPQSQVQKKDSLHLGERTKRTQCAKRKLGSDSKKNESASDCETERKSESGIKNEEGNLEEHKEPTLQQIFGIKLWKKKTKKTTNTEESRDKDSERARTSKDHGAELIGTKIKVWWPLEQAFYKGVISSFDSETNKHQVVYDDGEVEKLRLHKERWEMLEDNSSQKDFKRTFTMKDYGKELVGARIKVWWPLDEKFYEGVVSSFDPVERKHKVVYNDGETEKLRLHKEQWEMLEDNSTQKDHGLDFQGHAVSSAT; this is encoded by the exons ATGGCTAGTTCTGGCTCCTCCTGTGCTGACTTGAAAAAGATGGAAGATGAGTTCAGAGCTTATGAGATGAGCCTCATGAATCCTCCCTCTTCCATCGATGACCTCTTCAAAATTCTTCAg AAAGTTGAGTCATCATTGAAAATGGTTAGTCAAGAACCATTTGATTCGACAATAAGTGCAATTCAACCTTTAATGAAAGCACTGGCTAGGAATGAACTATTGGGGCATACAAGTGAAGATGTCAAAGTTTCAGTGATTTCTTCTGTCACTGAAATTTCTCGAATATATGCCCCAAATCGCCCTTACGATGATGATAGACAAATGGAG GAAATTCTCCGGCAAACCGTAATGACTTTCAAAAAGTTAGCTGATGTGACTAGCCGCAGCTATCGTAAGGTGGTTCGAGTTCTGGAGTTATTCGCTAAAGTAAGGTTCACTGCGATGATATTGGACCTCGAGAATGAAACGCTAATCATCGAgatattcaaaatttttctCGAGGTCATCAG GCCCTACCATCCTCATAATATATTCACTTGGATGAAAGAAATCATGACTCGGCTCATAGAAGGCAGTGATGAAATCTCAGTAGAGCTTCTACAGCTTCTTCTTGATAGAGTCAAAATTGATAATCAG ATGGATTCACCCATTGCatcatacttggtggaggaaGTCCTAAAAGACTGTGCTGCAATTGTTAAACCGTACTTTTCAGATGCCCTAAAATCAATGAGCTTTGATCCTGCTGATTATGCTCAAACGATTgctttattatgcaatgaaatgccaaaaggaaaagaaatg atGGCAACTGAAAATGTGCCTGCTACTGTACATTGCGTAAAAGTTGGTCCATCTGAGGCTAAATGTTGTGAGCTAGCGCGGCAGGATGACACTCACAGGGAGAAGCGAAAGGATACTTGTCTAACTAACATCATAAAACCAGTCAATCCAGAAGATGTGCACCCAGCAGGAAATGTGCCAAAAGAAAACCAGGAAGAGACTGGAAGCCATAAACTTACAGGTCATCCTGTAAAAGTTGGTCCATCCGAGGCTAAATTTTGTGAGCCAGTGCTGCAGGATGACATTCACAGGGAGAAGCTAAAGGACACTTGTACAACAAACATCATGAAACCTGACAATCCAGAAAATGTGCAACCAGCAACAAATGTGCCAAAAGAAAACCAGGAAGGGACTGGAAGTCATGAACTTACAGGTAGTAGTGGCCATCATTCTTTGGTGTCTGAAAATCACAATAATAGCACTGGAAGTCATGGTCATTTGTGTCAGCCCAAGAGAAAAGAGATCCCGATAAATAACGATGATGAGCTGGTTGTGTCAATTCCAATAGGAGATGTGCCACAATCCCAAGTTCAGAAAAAAGATTCTCTTCATTTGGGAGAGAGAACCAAGCGGACACAGTGTGCCAAAAGAAAACTAGGAAGCGACTCAAAGAAGAATGAGTCTGCTTCAGATTGTGAAACAGAGAGAAAATCTGAATCTggcataaaaaatgaagaaggaaaccTCGAAGAACACAAAGAGCCAACACTGCAACAAATTTTTGGAATCAAACTGTggaagaagaagacgaagaaAACAACTAATACTGAAGAATCTAGAGATAAG GATTCTGAAAGGGCTCGTACCAGCAAAGATCATGGTGCAGAACTGATCGGCACTAAAATAAAAGTTTGGTGGCCATTGGAGCAAGC GTTTTACAAGGGAGTCATTTCTTCTTTTGATTCTGAGACAAACAAACACCAG GTCGTATATGATGATGGTGAAGTAGAGAAACTGAGACTACATAAAGAACGATGGGAAATGCTTGAAGACAATTCATCTCAAAAG gaTTTTAAAAGGACTTTTACCATGAAAGATTATGGTAAGGAACTGGTTGGCGCTAGGATAAAAGTTTGGTGGCCATTGGATGAAAA GTTTTACGAGGGAGTAGTTTCTTCTTTTGATCCTGTGGAAAGGAAACACAAG GTCGTATATAATGATGGTGAAACAGAGAAATTGAGGCTACATAAAGAACAATGGGAGATGCTTGAAGATAATTCAACTCAAAAG GACCATGGATTAGACTTTCAAGGCCATGCTGTTTCATCTGCTACGTAA